A window of Deltaproteobacteria bacterium contains these coding sequences:
- a CDS encoding zinc metallopeptidase, with translation MRWTPGGRSEDLEDRRGTGGGLRIGVGGAILLLVLSLATGQNFFSILGAGSGIDSGGREASGPYQSSPDEEQLVEFVSFVLDDVQGTWEQTFPVAARNYRKTKLVLFTDTVRSGCGFAESAMGPFYCPADEKVYIDLGFYRELRERFGAPGDFAQAYVIAHEIGHHVQNVLGLSERVREMQQRRPDAANQLSVLLELQADCFAGIWAHSTRQRDILERGDVEEGIGAAAAVGDDRIQKQAGARVNPETWTHGSSEQRVEWFRRGMERGTVADCNTFATMQ, from the coding sequence ATGCGCTGGACCCCGGGCGGACGGAGCGAGGACCTCGAAGATCGACGCGGCACGGGCGGCGGCCTCCGCATCGGCGTCGGCGGGGCCATCCTGCTCCTCGTCCTGAGCCTCGCGACCGGCCAGAACTTCTTCTCGATCCTCGGCGCCGGGAGCGGCATCGACAGCGGCGGACGCGAGGCGAGCGGACCGTACCAGTCGTCACCCGACGAGGAGCAGCTCGTCGAGTTCGTCTCGTTCGTGCTCGACGACGTGCAGGGCACGTGGGAACAGACGTTCCCCGTCGCCGCCCGCAACTACCGCAAGACGAAGCTCGTCCTCTTCACCGACACCGTCCGCTCGGGCTGCGGCTTCGCCGAGTCGGCGATGGGCCCCTTCTATTGCCCCGCCGACGAGAAGGTCTACATCGACCTCGGCTTCTACCGCGAGCTGCGCGAGCGCTTCGGCGCCCCCGGGGACTTCGCGCAGGCCTACGTGATCGCGCACGAGATCGGCCACCACGTGCAGAACGTGCTCGGCCTCTCCGAGCGCGTGCGCGAGATGCAGCAGCGCCGGCCCGACGCCGCCAACCAGCTCTCCGTCCTCCTCGAGCTCCAGGCCGACTGCTTCGCCGGCATCTGGGCGCACTCGACCCGCCAACGCGACATCCTCGAGCGCGGCGACGTGGAGGAAGGCATCGGCGCCGCCGCCGCGGTCGGCGACGACCGCATCCAGAAGCAGGCCGGCGCGCGGGTGAACCCCGAGACGTGGACGCACGGCTCGTCCGAGCAACGCGTCGAGTGGTTCCGGCGCGGCATGGAGCGCGGCACGGTCGCGGACTGCAACACGTTCGCGACGATGCAGTGA
- the thrH gene encoding bifunctional phosphoserine phosphatase/homoserine phosphotransferase ThrH — protein MSAPLVACLDLEGVLVPEIWIGVAEATGIAELRRTTRDEPDYDALMRGRLAILEREGLGIADIQKVIAGMRPLAGAPAFLDWLRTRAQVIILSDTFMQFAQPLMAALGYPTLFCNALVVDDAGRVRDYTLRIADGKRKAVMALKLLNFRVVAAGDSYNDTTMLDEADRGILFRPPDNVIRDFPQFPVTRTYDELRAAFEAADRQTA, from the coding sequence ATGTCCGCGCCGCTCGTCGCCTGTCTCGACCTCGAAGGCGTCCTCGTTCCCGAGATCTGGATCGGCGTCGCCGAGGCGACCGGCATCGCGGAGCTCCGCCGAACGACCCGCGACGAGCCCGACTACGACGCGCTCATGCGCGGCCGGCTCGCCATCCTCGAGCGCGAGGGGCTCGGCATCGCCGACATCCAGAAGGTGATCGCCGGCATGCGGCCGCTCGCGGGCGCGCCCGCGTTTCTCGATTGGCTGCGGACGCGGGCCCAGGTGATCATCCTCTCCGACACCTTCATGCAGTTCGCCCAGCCGCTCATGGCGGCGCTCGGCTATCCGACGCTCTTCTGCAACGCGCTCGTCGTCGACGACGCGGGCCGCGTCCGCGACTACACGCTCCGCATCGCCGACGGGAAGCGCAAGGCCGTGATGGCCTTGAAGCTCCTGAACTTCCGCGTCGTGGCGGCGGGCGATTCCTACAACGACACGACCATGCTCGACGAGGCCGATCGCGGCATCCTCTTCCGTCCGCCCGACAACGTCATCCGCGACTTCCCCCAATTCCCCGTCACGCGCACGTACGACGAGCTGCGCGCGGCCTTCGAGGCCGCCGACCGTCAGACCGCCTGA